In Coffea eugenioides isolate CCC68of unplaced genomic scaffold, Ceug_1.0 ScVebR1_1546;HRSCAF=2412, whole genome shotgun sequence, the genomic window TTCCTAGACTCTTAAGATCAACTTCTTTCCAAATGTCATCCAATATAACAAGAATTCTCTTGTCATGACCAGTTAGTCTCGTATACAATCTTTCAGCTCTGACACGATCAGTTTGCTCTGTTATCTTCAGCCTTAACTGCTCAGCAAGTTGATCTTGGACATTTCTCATGTCTGGACTTTGAGACACAGTTGCCATGGTGACTTCATCAAATAATTTCTCGAACTTAACCTGGTCAGCAATTTGTTTGACTAGAGTAGTCTTGCCTACACCGCCCATACCACAAATCGCCATTAGGCTAGTTTTCTCCTGCTTTAAAGCTTCCATCACTTCCTTCTTTGTTGACATCCTAGAAACTAAGCCTTCCTCTAAGGATGGGGTTGATTCACTAAAACCCATTTTGCCTAATGGAGCAATGCTTCCAACTTTATCAAAATTCCCCTCTCCTAAAAGCTTTTCAAGAGCACTCTTTCTTTTCGCCGCACGTCGGCCTAGCAAATAGCATGACTTCAAATTCGGAAGCCTGACAATATTCAAGCAATTCACCTTAGCAGTCTCCATAGCCTCAGAAATAGTGTGTGCATCTTTCTTGACATCCTCAACTCGTTTCAGCCAATCGACAACAGTTGGTTTAATTTCTTCAGCATTGTCTTTTGCTTGACGTACCAATTGTTGCACCTCAACTTCCTTTAGCTCAAGTATTTTGATGTCATCGCTCAGAGTTTGAACGTTGCTTTTGTAGAAAATTAAGTACTGAAATTGGCGCAAAATTGGATCGACACACTTCTCTACAATTTTTCCCACAATTGAAAGGGCAATATCTTGGATGGCCATTATAGCAAAATTCTGTTCAAATTTCTATTATTGTGTTATTTGAAAGATATAGAGAAAGGAATCTAATAAATTgcatgaaaaatatgaaaaagatTCATGGATACATAAATAAGGTAATAATAATTTCGTAACAGTAGAGGtacaaagaaggaaaaaaatgttaggCATTGAAGTGAATTTAATGAATTGTTTACATAGCTTATAAACTGTTCTCACCAACAAATATATTCGCATATATtggtttagattttttttttttagaactaTTTTGGAAAATACAAGAGGTACAGTTTCGTGCAGAAATATATTACATTTTCACTTGTTTGACAAAAAATATAAGTTTTCATATGTCCAACAATTGATGAAATATCGTCAATATACAATCTTGGGGACAAAACATTCCGCTTTAACCAAGTATGCTAGTCTCTATAAAGTATGTCAATGTTtatgaaagaaaactcaaaagaCATATACATTGCTTTAGCAGGATTATTAAATTCAAATAGACGAAAAGTCTCAAAACCTTTGTATATTTTCTCTACATGTTTAAATTTGAAATAACTTGCAATCATTTCAAGTCCGATGAGTAATCATTATTAATTCATGATAATTTTGATGTTAATAAAAATTATGCTGAAcatgaaacaattcagaaatttTGGAATCTGAAgataagaaaatccttgacttGACATAAGGCAATGACCGAAAACGTCAAATCGGAAAACTACTACTAGTAGAACCATTACAACTGTAGAATTTAGAAATCCCAAAGGGAGATTAGACATGGAAGTCTAATTGACTTCTTTgtttgaagggaaaaaaaaaatgaacaatgacttcttttaatcaaaatttaatCAAATTAAAACGTGTACATTGTAAAAACCACCAATCAATTGAAGCGGCGTTTCGTAAAACAATGAATAAGTTCTTCATCAATGTATATCACAAATCTAAAGACTACTCACGAAACTTTGCTTTTATTTGTATTAGTGAGAAAAGCACATCCTATGGGTGTACAAATTACGAAAAAAATTAGTCGTTTTTGTTAAAACCAATAgaagttatttgaattttttgttgacaaataaaaaaaagaagttatgatttttcatagggaaacaaaccaaaaaaaatagaagttaCTGGAAGTGGAAGTTATTAAAACTTACTAAACTTAAAGTAGTTATCTTTAGTAAATCTTTACTTTTGTAAGGGTAAAATTGAAAATGTAAAAGATGATATGAAATTTTAATACGAAATCCCCTCCTTATGCTTTATATATAGAAAATTTGAAGATAGCACAAATGTTAATCACACTAAAGTTGATTGAAAGTGAGTATAGTTAAGTGTGTCTATTAGATCAGATGAAGAaagtgtaagtgagagatcTCAACTTCGAATGCTCCCACTTACactaaacaaaatttttttttaaaaaggtaTGTGTATTAGATAAAAACCTATTCAGGGTCCTAATCATTTGAACAAGTCAAACCAGATTCAATTGTCATGCAAGTATAGCACTAATTCGTCAATATCAATAAAAAAGTATACATAATACatattgaaaattaaaatcaccATCCATCttcccaaaagaaaaataaaagtaaagataTACGAGATTAAGCTAAAAGAAACAGAACAATAGAGTTTGCAAGCCTATGACGTTTGTGTACCTTAACATCCAGACAACTCTATTTGCCTCTTCTTTTTGTACCAATCATAGAATTGAATGCCTCAAAGAGATTATCTCTGATTCCTGTGAAATACATACTCAAATATAATTAATATCTCAACTCTTGGGAAACTAAAATATTGTGAAGAGAGacacaaaattaaaagaattaggATATGTGTACCTTTAAATCCACAAGGATGGCTTCATTCTCTACTATGTCAACTTTCTTAAGATTTGGTGCATCCAACTTTCTGGAACACAATTGCTTCAACTTCTTGGAACACATTATTTTCGAATGAGTTAGATAGGAAAATTTGAATGCACAATTCTCGCGGTGACTATCACCAAATTTAGAAGATTTTGGAGGCATATGATCCTTGTACTTACGTAAAGTATTGTTATATATAGGCATAGGTATTTGGTAcattatagtttttttttaaaataattatgaGATAATAGTGATTTTTGTAGTAAGTCCTTTTGTCTTTTTAAAAGCTTCAACCCCATGTAAACTCCAGAAATTGCAAGTGCAATTTCTCCaaatttcctttctttattCACCCTCAATTGTCCAAGTTTTTGTTCACAAACAAAACTTAAATCCTAAACTACGCAAAGCCAAAATCAGGTCCTCATATACCTAATAATTCCTTCCAATATATTATTAACATACAAAAATATGTAGTAGTAGATTGCATGCAAAAACTAAACgtgaaaaacaaaaggcaaaaTATGAAGCGCAGAATCAGCACAGTAGataaaaaaacacttttttaatgaaaaaacaCTAAAATCTTACTTGAAGATATTATTCATGCCGTGACAAACCAAGCACAATAAGCATACCAATTGAAGAATAACAAAGTAGACATCACGAATCGAATGGAATGTAAAGACCAGTGTTTTGAAACTCCGGCCTTTAATTGAACCGGCTATGTATTCAGGTCACAGTTTAACCCCGATtcactgatttttttttaaaataaattacatAAATATATGTGCATAGAATAAGATATCCAATAGACTAATTTAAGActttatttgataaaaattttaatattttcaaagaacTTGAACTTAAACATCTTTGGGTATCCAACATTGTGAGTTTAAACTTTAAACCATATCTTttagaatttatttttttaaaataaattacatAAATATATGTGCATAGAATAAGATATCCAATAGACTAATTTAAGActttatttgataaaaattttaatattttcaaagaacTTGAACTTAAACATCTTTGGGTATCCAACATTGTGAGTTTAAACTTTAAACCATATCTTTTAGAATTAAAGATTGcagttttgttttaaaaataaaatttgaagcCTGGTGGAAGTTGGGAAACTAGAAAATAGAGATGAAAACTTGATAAAAAGACAAAAACCGAGAAGAAAGTGAGTGGGTATGACAATTAGTGATTAGTCTTTATGGTTAAGGAGAacttattcttttttatttttatttttttcaatttcataGCCAGAAACAAAAAACCTGGTTCAATGGTTCATTCTAATATGAATGGTTCGCACAGTTCTTACCAGTTCTTAAATCCAATCAATTCAAAGTATGAACCAAATCAAAATCATGGCTGATTCGCAGTCCGATTGATTAAACCAACCAGTTCAACCCCAGTTTCAAAACAATGGTAAAGCATAGATTTTTTGGACACTtaatatagaagttacaatcaaTAATGCAGAGAATGATGAAAAGCAGATCAATGACATTGAAGGGAGAGTCGAAGGAAGAAGGAGATACAAGGGAGTGAAGTCAAGAAATCACTATAAAAAGGGCCCACTATATTTGAGGATAAAATTCGTTTATAGGAATTTAGAAATTTAGTGGCCTTCTTAATTATTTaccaaatttaaaagaaatcaTCTCAAGGGCTTAACATGTATTGTTAATAGCTATCagcactttgtttttttttttcctacacatagggtcaaaaaatgaatttactaAAATGTCTATGTACCAAGTAGTTCATTGTTCCATAAAAGATTAAAATAACTCTTTCAAATTATTAAAAAGTCCGAAAGCAAGCACTTGAAAGTTGACCTCGTGTGAATACTAACATATGAATTATATATATGTTTCCCCCTATTCATATTCTTATCCAAGGAGCTTGTCATGGCTAGTTGATCAATTAGATTCATAACAATGCATGTACTTGTTggttattattatattataggTCGGTATACATATGCTTGtgagttattattattattattatttactttaCTCATATTCTTATCTGGATCTTCTCATAGCTCATCAATTAGATATGCGTTATAACAACTCATGTACTTGTTGGTTATTATTGTTTTATGGATCAATGTgggtatttttattttttattataatcgGCATCATTGGTTTGGAGTAGAAcaatatttgtttaattttgttatGTAAGCGGTGGGTGTAGTTAAGTAAACTATCATTAGTTATAAACATAGTACTTTTTTGGTTATAATGTTATGTCTTACCACCATCATAACAAAACTTATTACCTTTACAGCTAAAATTAATACTTAGTTGGAAAACTTACCATTTAATCCTGGTGGTAGAAGAAGGCCATAGCCGTGTTTTCTTGTTCTCGTACTTCTACTTAAACAATGCATGGACATTATGACAAATTATGCAGAATTATGATTATGATTTGTGGTTAtacaaccacaaaaaaaaacatacttAGGTGTTGAACCGAAAGAGagattaaaaaatataagtacATACCTCTTTTTGTTGGATTGATTGAAAACCAGGATGATGATCTCAACAGAGAATTGCTAAGAGATATAAGTGAAGTCGTGAATAGGTAAAATGAGGAACAAAGAATTCATGAGTGGGAAAGTTGAGAAACTACAATCAACATCAAGGCAAATTTATAGGGAATGGATTTGATACCTTGCTAATGCAGCTGGAAATGGAAATCCCATTTTTGATGAGTAGTTATTACACTATACCATACCCCTTAGAATGATAACCATCACTTTTATTCTTTCCCCGTCACTTTTACTGTTCTAAAGGAAATAAAGTTACACACTTGGACGAGTAATATTATGCGGACAAGTCAAGAATCAAAGCCTGAAaaagcaaaattcaaaacaattaTGGTATAATAAAGAGTGCTTCTGGAAATTCGTTAGCCCATCGATGACTCGATCTCATTTCACGAAAGAATATTGAAGATGCAAAAGGTGAACTTCGCTTTAACATGTGAAAAACAAGATCTAACTTGTTATGTTCATTGTTCAATATATTTATGTCTAATATGTACACACATACACGGGAGGAGCCAAAGCTTGGAATTTGGGTGgcaaaatttataaatatatttgcttaaggGGCACTCTTATACTTTTGTACAAAAAAATTTGGGTACTTACATTGATACAAGTGAAAACTTTTAGTATGTTAAGGGAGTATAAAAGGACTTTAAAATCTTGGGAGGGAAAAATCTAATTTTTACAAGGATATATGTGAAAtatcaataaattttttaaggGATATAAAAGAATTTCTAAAATCTTAAGAGGGCACTTGCGCCCAAGGTTTTCAAAATCGGGATCCTATCTAGAATCATTTATGGGTTGGCAAGATCGGATCGTAGAATCGGTAGATCCTAcaaaaaatgtaataaattgtcatatttataatttttaagtttgcaaTTCATAAATATAGTGACAAATAATGTAATTCATGTGCAATCaatataattataaggttaAAATTGTGCTATATAAAGTATTTCTGACAATTTGAAAAATATAGAGAAATTTGGGACTACTTATAATATATTcaaaatgtattttgattaAACTAAACAACTTATTCTTTCTTGTTGTAAATCCAAATTGAATTATGGAACAATATACATGGAAAATTTGACTTTATATGTGTATAAATCATCTTATTAATAAAATAGTTAAACACGATACATTTAGTTAACTATGATTTAGTGATTGATTATTACATCATTTTTATATAATAGGATAATTAaatattacatatataataaaatgtttcaaatatattttaattGATAGAAAAATTGGTATGcaataaacaaataattaaagaaaattttgagaatagAATTTTGTGCTAAAAAATGTGTACTTTGGGGTCAAATTTATAACCCACCACTTATCCACTTAGAATTAGCAAAAGTATTAATTCATTTCTAAAGACTCTAAACCATATTAATTTATTATCATAAAACCATAAAACACTAGCTCCACGTGATAACCTATGACAGAGATCATCTATTCACTTTAGTGAATTATATGAGTCAAagtactaaaataaaaataaattttctaggTTTAGAATTGGGGTTAGTTATTTATATGGATTTAAAGCACTTTGAATATAGTTTACAATGCAataaacggcactcaattttgacttttctacaCAAAGATATgttcaaaatactaaaattgttacttaatttattaaaaatagtAGGATCGTATCAGGATCGCAGAATCGTACGATCCTATGTACAATTCTACGATCAGAATCATGATCCTATTGATCTTGTTAATTTAAGACTAATTTTCGATCCTACTTACGATTTGGATCGTTAGCCTTGATCCGGATCGTAAAATCGTACGATCCTATTATCCGAATCGCTATCATAACAACTATGCCTCCCTACCCCTCTTGCATTCGTCAtgtacacatatatacaagtaCACTTGTTTGAATCTGGAGAAGGTACCGTTATATTATGTCTGGTCTTGCCTACTTGTTGTCACTACAATATTAAATTTACATCAATCCAAGGACGGAACTATGGAAGGGCATGAAGGACCATCTTCTccccctttttcctttcttaagTTCTtgatattcattttttttcccttaaaattttgaaaattttgaaaaactcctGTGCATTTTAAGCTATTTGCTTACCTcaaccaaaaattttcaaaaaatatgttaGGTTGATTCAAAAGtttatatgcatatatattTCGCTCCCTCAAACTAAAATTTTTCATTCCATCTTGCATCAAACTTGTTGTATAGAATATACGTAAAATATTTTAGTCATATATATTACATACCTACTATTTtacaaataaatataatatgaCCATACACCTAATAATATAGTAAATATGATAATAGTACAAAATTGGATGAAACCACAACTTCGCCTGTCCCAAACCTCTTTTGTCCAACCCTCAAGGAAAAATTTGTTTAAGTATAGTTTAGATATGTTAGGCATGTCAATAAATCTATCTTACACAAACCCAATTCAACCAATCCCTTTTTTTGGGTCTTAAATTTAAACCGAAACCATATTCATCCTCAAACTCTATATGAGAATTATAGGTTTGGTCAGGGTTTGACTTTTTACAATCCAAATTCAGATCCTCATCAAGACTCAATTATTCATTAATAATATAGTAGTTGACTTAGATGTTTTATTACCTaacataatttttattaaatagTTGAGAAACTATAACGAGAATTAACAAACTTTTACAGGGGAGAGAAGGCAAAAGATCTTCTATTATATACTTACCTGTTACACTCTTTGGTCAGCGTAAATTGTTCAATATCTGGTGTATTTTTTTAACCAAGTTAGTGTACACGAGGCTTAcacaaaaattgtattttattGGTGTAAGTCTTACAATATTTGATGCTAGTCTTGATATGCACTAACCCAGTGGAAAGACACACCAAATATTCAACAACTTACACCAACCTGAGGTATAACATGAGTGTAACATAGACTTGTACAATAGAAAATCCTTTGCTATATAGAGAGAAGATACTTTGTAGTGTAACCGAAAGTTGGAATCCCATTTTTGCTCTGTAGCTATAACATTCTGTCCTATGGCCTTTGGAATGTAATCATGACTTCTATCTTTTCCTTGTCACTTTTACTTTGTGAAGGAATGATGGCCCATAACTACTTTAATGGTACAAGTAAAGAATCGCAATCCTCAAAAAGAACAAACTCAATAATAATCTCATGAAGCAAAGAATGCTTCTAGCCAATTTGTTACCCCCACGATTGTTATTCTTATCGGACAAAAGAATATTGAAGTTGCCTTTTGCCTCAAAAACAACGAATTCAAAACAATCTAGTGGAGCAAAATATGCTTCTGCCCAATTTGTTAGCCCTACAATTGCTAGATCTCATTCCACAAAAGaatgcaaaaggaaaaaatgaagttaAAATGTGAAATAATTGAATATATTTGTCCAAATGCCTCCAACTCGCAGTCAAATAGTTTTTTACATTTTGATATAAATTAGATGTATAATTGTGCTGTAAGAAGGAAGTGTTTTGATCTATAGAATTAGACAAGAAAGAATAGAAGAGAattaaagaatttaaaaaaagcCGAGTAGGTCCCTATTACCCTTGTAAGTGATTTCATTCCTGTAGGTACATGTCCGTGATGCATATGGTATCAAACAGGAGGAAGAAGGAAGTTTATGGTTAGGAAATAATAGATAATCATCAATATCAAACCTTACACCTCTTCTGGAggcaggttttttttttttttaacataagTGGAAGGATTCGAATTCGAAACCTTTAacttacactctctccccctaAACTATCCAACCCCTCCCTTCCCCCCACCCTCCCTTTTGTAGGCAGGTATAAATACTTGACTccatttggattagctgttttttgaggtgtttttgaaaaattttgctatagcagagtttttagagtatattttggaatatttttagaaaatattttgggatatttaagagtagaagaatttctaaaatatattttgagatattttttaaaattttaaaaaaaattaaactaatttttagattacttTTTAGAGTActgtttaaaaatttttattgtatttgaaaaactagtttttgaaaaatactcCCATCTGTGTTCTTAACTTGTACATGAGTTCATGATGGTTCATCCATATACTACACTGGAATCAACAATGAATTTTAGAATATTTGTctagttaaaaataaaaactcataCTACTTGTAAGAGTACCAAGGAATTCTATAACCTTAGGATCCTTGTTCTTATAATTTTTCTTATGATTATTGCATATTTGTAAAATAGATTTACTTACTTTACTTGTATTAATCTAAATGATAAAGGAGTTTGAATCACATTCTAGTAATTGATAATCTTTACTATGGAATTGACATTCAGATGTTCCGTATACTCGTGTACTACCTATGTTCCTGCAATAATAGAAGCTCTACAATGTGTAATGTAAAACTTTACAATCATAGAGAGTTCTATATTAACCATTTCCAACGCTCAAATCTGTGTAGAGCCACGCAAATGGGTGGTGGCAAAAGACTAGTAATTCTAGAAGATGTACAGGACCTTAGTAAGAGATGCTCTTTTGTTTTTATTCCTAGAACAGAAAATGAAATCAGCCATGTATTAGCACATTTTGCAGTAAAGCTAGTACATGATATTGAATGGGAACATGATTTCCCAATATGGCTGGTTGATTTAGTCAAGAAGGACTGCAGGGTAGTACCCCCTTTTTGTAAGTAATACTTGTAAAATCAAGTGTTTTAAGATCTATAAAATGTTACcgtttgttggaaaaaaaaagaaaaagagaatccgtattctacaacttcaaaagaaaaaaatgcaggaTCCTTTTGTTCTTAGGAATTTATAATCTCCATTGACTTGACTTGTGGAAAACAATAGAAGGACAAATGCCATGTAGTAAAGATTACTGCAGGTTCCCAAAGATTGTGATGAAGCATTAAAGTGCTTTGCCTTAGATGCAgggacaaaaatttttaatatagTATTCTATAAACTTTTcattaagaaaaataagtatTGAAAAAAGTATAAATAGGATTGTCAATCCGCTTACCCCAAAGAAAGCACGGTGAACCTAATCTTTAATTGGATTAAGTAGGCTTTGGGTCTAAATAATAGGTTTTGGAttttgacgggtattttacatacgtgcaaactaaaaaataccgaattacacccgttcactgcaagtatacagatcaactagtagtttagggtatatatcgggtcgatcccacagggaagagtgaacaattaccggtattactaaagcttctctattatttagactatcaatgaattataacaaatttaacctactgaaattatacaaaataacaaataaaagctccttaggttgtggtatccctaactactcatgcaagtgttatatttggatcattgaatactacatctaagctaattatggtgtaatttccttatgcatttgaatcctactttcgtagtgaatcaa contains:
- the LOC113755507 gene encoding disease resistance protein At4g27190-like; amino-acid sequence: MAIQDIALSIVGKIVEKCVDPILRQFQYLIFYKSNVQTLSDDIKILELKEVEVQQLVRQAKDNAEEIKPTVVDWLKRVEDVKKDAHTISEAMETAKVNCLNIVRLPNLKSCYLLGRRAAKRKSALEKLLGEGNFDKVGSIAPLGKMGFSESTPSLEEGLVSRMSTKKEVMEALKQEKTSLMAICGMGGVGKTTLVKQIADQVKFEKLFDEVTMATVSQSPDMRNVQDQLAEQLRLKITEQTDRVRAERLYTRLTGHDKRILVILDDIWKEVDLKSLGIPVKGECKSLKVILTSRSSDACRDMGAEIFEVNVLPKEEAWHLFKEVAEISDDSALSGVAKQVAEECKGLPLAIVVVAKALKSNHTPESWDRALRQLRKDRMGNLRGVQDLVFLRIEWSYNHLGTAEAKHLLLLCSLFPEDSSIPIECLVRNVKGLQLFQDIENLRDARDKVDLLVDELKNTYLLLNDAEEEDSVKLHDVVRDVCLSIASKNEHEFLVSNSGVGEKNSYTAISLISQDSNHDLLPFCKEYPRLRLLRL